The Parcubacteria group bacterium genomic interval AAATTAAAGAAAACAAAGAGGGAAAAAACTGCCAAAAAGAAGGTTCTCAAAAAACCAAAGAAACTTCTAAAATCCAAAAAAGTTAGAAAAACCATTAAACTGAAAGCGTTTAAGAAGAAAACAAAAGAGACGAAATTTTACGGAAAACCTCAAGAGGAAATGTCAGAAGAAGAAACCAGGGAATTTTTGATTAAAGATCTTTTGGAAAGAGGAAAGCAAAGAGGTTTCGTGACTGAAGATGAGATTATCCATATTCTTCCCGAAGTGGAAAAGGATATTGACCATTTGGAAAATCTGTATGAAAAATTGGAAACCACAGGAATAAAAATACTTAGTTCCGAGGAAGGGATGCTTAGGATGGATACCAATAAAGAATCGGAAGAATATGAAAAGAAAAAAACTAAAAAGAAAAAGGGAGAGGTTTCTATTCCGGATGAAATAGGAGATGACTCTACTGATTCAGTCCAGATTTATCTTCGCGAAATTGGAAGAGTGGCTCTTCTTTCTGCCGATGAAGAAATAAAGCTGGCTAAAGCCAATGAAAAAGGCGACTTGGCCGCCAAGCAAAGACTTACGGAAGCAAATTTGAGATTGGTGGTCAGTATTGCAAAAAAATATGTCGGACGTTCCCATAACTTGTCGCTTCTCGACTTGATTCAAGAAGGAAACATTGGGCTTTTTCGCGCTGTTGAAAAATTTGATTATAGAAAAGGATATAAGTTTTCGACCTATGCAACCTGGTGGATTCGCCAAGCAATAACCAGAGCCTTGGCCGATCAGTCCAGGACGATTCGTATTCCGGTGCATATGGTGGAAACGATCAATAAATATACGCAGGTTACCCGCCGGCTTGTTCAGGAATTGGGGCGCGAACCGCTTCCGGAAGAAATTGCCGCAGAAATGAATATTGAAGTCGATAAGATCCGCCATATTCAAAAAATTTCCCAGGAAACAGTTTCGCTTGAAACATCAGTAGGGGACAGCGATGACGATTCGGTTCTTGGTGATTTCATTGAAGATACGGAAACGATTATGCCAACCCAATCCGCTTCTCGAAAACTTTTGAAAGGACATGTCGAGGAAGTTTTGGAAGAACTTACTCCTCGCGAACAGAAAATTTTGAAGATAAGATTCGGTTTGGAAGACGGAGTGACGCACACTTTGGAAGAAGTGGGGCAGGAATTCGGGGTAACCCGCGAACGCATCCGCCAAATTGAAGCCAAAGCCTTGGACAAAATCCGAGATCACAAAGCAATCAGGAAACTAAAGGATTATTAAAAATTAAAAAGCTACTCTGACCAATTGGAGCGGCTTTTTTATTGGGAAAAGTTATCCACAGGCGATTGCTTGCACATTAAATTTATAATGATATAATATCACTAAGGACGAACTATTAATAATTAAAAAAATTATCATTATGAAGCTAACAGCCAAACAGGAAAATATCATTGGAACAATCAAGGAATTAATCAAGAATCACAAGGAAAATCCAACCGGATATGCCCTTCACAAGTATCTTTCCAATTTGGGCGTAAAAGACAGCATCAAATCAGTGATGCAGGTAGTGGAAGCTCTGGAGAAAAAAGATCTGATCAAGCGGGACAAGGAGCATCGGATTTATCTGGTTAAAAATAAAAGTTTTTCTAATTTAGAAAATATTATTTCTATTCCTCTTTATGGCTTGGCTTCTTGCGGAGAGGCGCTGGCTTACGCCGAAACTGATATAGCAGATGATTTTCTCCAGATTTCTAGAAGTTTTTTCCCATCAAACAAAAAAGGAGAGCTCTTTGCCGTAAAAGCTTTGGGAGATTCGATGGACAAGGAAAAAATCAATGACGGAGATTATGTTATTTTCGAAAAATTCGAAGGAAAATATCTTACGGAGCTGGATGGAAAAGTCGTGGTGGCGGTAATCAATGGGATGGCGACAATCAAGAAATTTAAGAGAGTAGACAACAGCACTATTGCTCTTTTCCCTCATTCCCGAAATGCCATTCATCATCCGATATTTTTGGACAAATCCGACTCAATTCTCATTGCCGGAGTTTTTAAAAGAGTCCTGCCGGTGAAATACGTCAGCATTTAGCGGATAAGATAGAATTATGAAAAAAGTAAAAGCGGAAAAAAGAGA includes:
- the rpoD gene encoding RNA polymerase sigma factor RpoD; translated protein: MSEEETREFLIKDLLERGKQRGFVTEDEIIHILPEVEKDIDHLENLYEKLETTGIKILSSEEGMLRMDTNKESEEYEKKKTKKKKGEVSIPDEIGDDSTDSVQIYLREIGRVALLSADEEIKLAKANEKGDLAAKQRLTEANLRLVVSIAKKYVGRSHNLSLLDLIQEGNIGLFRAVEKFDYRKGYKFSTYATWWIRQAITRALADQSRTIRIPVHMVETINKYTQVTRRLVQELGREPLPEEIAAEMNIEVDKIRHIQKISQETVSLETSVGDSDDDSVLGDFIEDTETIMPTQSASRKLLKGHVEEVLEELTPREQKILKIRFGLEDGVTHTLEEVGQEFGVTRERIRQIEAKALDKIRDHKAIRKLKDY
- a CDS encoding S24 family peptidase gives rise to the protein MKLTAKQENIIGTIKELIKNHKENPTGYALHKYLSNLGVKDSIKSVMQVVEALEKKDLIKRDKEHRIYLVKNKSFSNLENIISIPLYGLASCGEALAYAETDIADDFLQISRSFFPSNKKGELFAVKALGDSMDKEKINDGDYVIFEKFEGKYLTELDGKVVVAVINGMATIKKFKRVDNSTIALFPHSRNAIHHPIFLDKSDSILIAGVFKRVLPVKYVSI